The Pseudofrankia inefficax genome window below encodes:
- a CDS encoding oxidoreductase, whose product MVEVPVQRRWSAVDVPDLTGKSAVITGANSGIGFETAKVLASRGATVVLACRNPSRAQDALDRIRALTPDADVSTLELDLNSLASVRKAADALLADRPVIDLLINNAGVIMLPHGRTEDGFEQHLGINHLGHFAFTGLVLGAVRAAGAGRVVTVGSNGHRMGKLDFEDLDFTQGYKPLRGYGRSKLANLLFFYELDRRLTAAGLSTRSLAAHPGGANTDAGGFGGDSAVQQRLKRFIDHVPNPIVHPAHKGALPILRAATDPAAKGGTYYGPSGLLKMTGRPVVTSSNAASRDAAVAALLWDHSERLTGVTYSF is encoded by the coding sequence GTGGTCGAAGTGCCCGTGCAGCGACGCTGGAGCGCGGTCGATGTCCCTGACCTGACCGGGAAGTCGGCCGTCATCACGGGAGCCAACTCGGGGATCGGCTTCGAGACGGCCAAGGTCCTCGCGAGCCGCGGCGCGACGGTCGTGCTGGCCTGCCGCAACCCGTCCCGGGCGCAGGACGCGCTGGACCGCATCCGCGCCCTGACCCCCGACGCCGACGTCTCCACGCTGGAGCTGGACCTCAACTCGCTCGCCTCGGTGCGCAAGGCCGCCGACGCGCTGCTGGCCGACCGCCCGGTCATCGACCTGCTCATCAACAACGCCGGCGTGATCATGCTGCCGCACGGCCGGACCGAGGACGGCTTCGAGCAGCACCTCGGGATCAACCACCTCGGGCACTTCGCCTTCACCGGGCTCGTGCTCGGCGCCGTCCGGGCGGCCGGCGCCGGCCGGGTCGTGACGGTCGGCAGCAACGGGCACCGGATGGGGAAGCTCGACTTCGAGGACCTCGACTTCACGCAGGGCTACAAGCCGCTGCGGGGCTATGGCCGTTCGAAGCTCGCGAACCTGCTGTTTTTCTACGAGCTGGACCGTCGGCTCACGGCGGCGGGCCTGTCGACCCGGTCGCTCGCCGCGCACCCCGGCGGAGCGAACACCGACGCCGGCGGCTTCGGCGGCGACAGCGCGGTGCAGCAGCGCCTCAAGCGGTTCATCGACCACGTCCCGAACCCGATCGTGCACCCGGCGCACAAGGGCGCCCTGCCGATCCTGCGCGCGGCGACCGACCCGGCGGCGAAGGGCGGCACCTACTACGGCCCGTCCGGCCTGCTGAAGATGACCGGACGCCCGGTCGTGACCTCCTCCAACGCGGCGTCGCGCGACGCCGCCGTCGCCGCGCTCCTGTGGGACCACTCGGAGCGGCTGACCGGGGTCACCTACTCGTTCTGA
- a CDS encoding SDR family NAD(P)-dependent oxidoreductase, translating to MDAPYDLTGRVAIVTGGGTGIGAATARLLAAYGADVAIAARTVADLERTAAAVREATGRRCLPVPTNIKDEDQVIALVARTVDELGRVDILVNNAGGTRMGPLRTLPTKGWDASFDLNVRSAYLCSREAGNHFLAQGSGVIVNVSSDAGVYGVKGGAHYASAKAALQMLTKVAAAEWGPHGVRVNCVAVGGVASERASAAWEVAGIDPNDIAAGVPLGRVGRPDEVAQAIVFFASDAASYITGQTLSVDGGPHIGGIDTA from the coding sequence GTGGACGCTCCCTATGACCTGACCGGCCGGGTCGCCATCGTGACCGGCGGTGGCACCGGTATCGGCGCGGCGACGGCCCGGCTGCTCGCCGCCTACGGCGCCGACGTCGCCATCGCCGCCCGGACCGTAGCCGACCTGGAGCGCACCGCCGCCGCGGTCCGGGAGGCGACCGGCCGGCGTTGCCTGCCCGTGCCGACGAACATCAAGGACGAGGACCAGGTCATCGCCCTCGTGGCCCGCACGGTCGACGAGCTGGGCCGCGTCGACATCCTGGTCAACAACGCCGGCGGCACCCGGATGGGCCCGCTGCGGACGCTGCCGACCAAGGGCTGGGACGCGAGCTTCGACCTCAACGTCCGCTCGGCCTACCTCTGCTCCCGCGAGGCCGGGAACCACTTCCTCGCCCAGGGCTCCGGGGTGATCGTCAACGTGTCGTCCGACGCCGGCGTGTACGGCGTGAAGGGCGGGGCGCACTACGCGTCGGCGAAGGCGGCGCTGCAGATGCTCACCAAGGTCGCCGCCGCCGAGTGGGGCCCGCACGGCGTCCGGGTCAACTGCGTCGCGGTCGGCGGGGTCGCCTCCGAGCGGGCGAGCGCCGCCTGGGAGGTGGCCGGCATCGACCCGAACGACATCGCCGCCGGCGTGCCGCTGGGCCGGGTCGGACGGCCCGACGAGGTGGCCCAGGCAATCGTCTTCTTCGCCAGCGACGCCGCCTCGTACATCACCGGCCAGACCCTCTCCGTCGACGGCGGCCCGCACATCGGCGGCATCGACACGGCCTGA
- a CDS encoding DoxX family protein: MVRHRLARPSPRLVTGAFLVSGVTHLVRPSVFTSAIPPALPRPRDIVYLSGAAELVCAVGLLTKARWAGPASAALLVGVWPGNLQMALDATSRVRQRGAQPLDLALAALAWARMPLQVPMIRAVLSNAGPVVDAPEKS; this comes from the coding sequence ATGGTCCGTCACCGGTTGGCCCGACCGAGCCCGCGTCTGGTGACGGGGGCGTTCCTGGTCAGCGGGGTGACGCACCTGGTCCGGCCGTCGGTCTTCACCTCGGCGATCCCGCCGGCGCTGCCGCGCCCGCGCGACATCGTCTACCTCAGCGGGGCCGCCGAGCTGGTCTGCGCGGTCGGGCTCCTGACGAAGGCGCGCTGGGCCGGCCCGGCCAGCGCCGCCCTGCTGGTCGGGGTGTGGCCCGGGAACCTGCAGATGGCGCTGGACGCCACCTCCAGGGTCCGCCAGCGTGGCGCCCAGCCTCTCGACCTCGCGCTCGCCGCGCTGGCCTGGGCCCGGATGCCGCTGCAGGTCCCGATGATCCGTGCGGTGCTGTCCAACGCCGGGCCCGTCGTCGACGCCCCCGAGAAGTCCTGA
- a CDS encoding EstA family serine hydrolase has product MAEVDGLCAPGFGPVRAALAELLATQDVGASAAVYVDGEPVVDLWGGYADEARTVPWRRDTIVNVFSTSKTITALCALMLADRGELDLDAPIARYWPEFAAAGKERVLVRHALAHTAGLPTLHAGRTAAYLYDWLAVTAQLAAQEPEWEPGTDAGYHGLTQGFLVGEVVRRVTGHTLGAFVAAEVAGPLGVDFHIGLPAELDARVAPVIPPPSDLAEQPDEAETEDESGGPRFHALDANTPAWRRAEIPAANGHGNARAVAAALSALACGGVSQGKRLLSAAGCARAWEQQFHGVDRVLGGPRARYGMGFRLEGSTCSWGGWGGSLALFDPDRRMAVAYAMNRMRDADTRGLEIITAVYESLG; this is encoded by the coding sequence ATGGCCGAGGTCGACGGCTTGTGCGCACCGGGGTTCGGCCCCGTGCGCGCGGCACTCGCCGAACTGCTCGCGACGCAGGACGTGGGCGCGTCCGCGGCCGTGTACGTCGACGGCGAACCGGTCGTCGACCTGTGGGGCGGGTACGCGGACGAGGCCAGGACGGTCCCGTGGCGCCGCGACACGATCGTGAACGTCTTCTCGACCTCGAAGACGATCACCGCGTTGTGCGCGCTGATGCTCGCCGACCGCGGGGAGCTGGACCTGGACGCGCCGATCGCGCGCTACTGGCCGGAGTTCGCCGCGGCGGGCAAGGAGCGGGTCCTGGTCCGCCACGCGCTCGCGCACACCGCGGGCCTGCCGACGCTGCACGCGGGGCGCACCGCCGCGTACCTCTACGACTGGCTGGCCGTGACCGCGCAGCTCGCCGCGCAGGAGCCCGAATGGGAACCGGGGACCGACGCCGGCTACCACGGCCTCACCCAGGGCTTCCTGGTGGGCGAGGTCGTCCGCCGCGTCACCGGCCATACGCTCGGCGCCTTCGTCGCGGCCGAGGTCGCCGGCCCGCTGGGGGTGGACTTCCACATCGGGCTGCCGGCCGAGCTCGATGCCCGGGTCGCACCCGTCATCCCGCCGCCGTCCGACCTGGCGGAGCAGCCGGACGAGGCTGAGACCGAGGACGAGAGCGGCGGCCCGAGGTTCCACGCCCTGGACGCGAACACACCGGCCTGGCGCCGCGCCGAGATTCCCGCCGCGAACGGCCACGGGAACGCCCGGGCGGTCGCGGCCGCGCTGTCGGCGCTCGCCTGCGGCGGCGTCAGCCAGGGAAAGCGGCTGCTGTCCGCGGCTGGCTGCGCACGCGCCTGGGAGCAGCAGTTCCACGGCGTGGACCGCGTCCTGGGCGGCCCCAGGGCTCGCTACGGCATGGGGTTCCGCCTGGAGGGCTCGACCTGTTCGTGGGGCGGCTGGGGCGGCTCCCTCGCCCTGTTCGACCCGGATCGCCGGATGGCCGTCGCCTACGCGATGAACCGGATGCGCGACGCGGACACCCGCGGCCTCGAGATCATCACGGCCGTCTACGAGTCGCTCGGCTAA
- a CDS encoding response regulator transcription factor → MATVLVVEDDPAVRAALVRHLTAAGHAVRSAGAALDAVREVTQVGCDLVLLDLGLPDLDGAVALRMLRGVTDVPVVVATARDDDATIVRLLNSGADDYLVKPFTPQHLNARVAAVLRRARPGQHAGDLGEAAVSPPLRVGELAVDIPRRAATLAGARLDLTRREFDLLAYLAARPGLVVGRGELLTAVWHQAYGGDQTIDVHLSWLRRKLGETAARPRYLHTVRGVGVKLEAPES, encoded by the coding sequence ATGGCGACAGTGCTCGTGGTCGAGGATGATCCGGCGGTGCGGGCGGCGCTCGTGCGTCACCTGACCGCCGCCGGGCACGCGGTGCGCAGCGCGGGCGCCGCGCTGGACGCGGTGCGTGAGGTCACCCAGGTCGGGTGCGACCTGGTGCTGCTCGACCTCGGGCTGCCCGATCTCGACGGCGCGGTCGCGCTGCGCATGCTGCGCGGCGTGACGGACGTGCCGGTCGTGGTCGCGACGGCCCGCGACGACGACGCCACGATCGTGCGGCTGCTCAACAGCGGCGCCGACGACTATCTGGTCAAGCCGTTCACGCCGCAGCACCTCAACGCCCGGGTCGCCGCCGTGCTGCGCCGGGCGCGGCCCGGGCAGCACGCCGGCGACCTGGGTGAGGCGGCGGTGAGTCCCCCGCTGCGGGTGGGCGAGCTGGCCGTCGACATACCCCGCCGGGCCGCGACGTTGGCCGGCGCGCGGCTCGACCTCACCCGGCGCGAGTTCGACCTGCTGGCCTACCTCGCCGCCCGGCCGGGCCTGGTGGTCGGGCGGGGCGAGCTGCTGACCGCGGTGTGGCACCAGGCCTACGGCGGTGACCAGACCATCGACGTCCACCTGTCGTGGCTGCGGCGCAAGCTGGGCGAGACCGCCGCGCGCCCGCGTTACCTGCACACGGTGCGCGGGGTCGGCGTCAAGCTCGAGGCGCCCGAGTCATGA
- a CDS encoding sensor histidine kinase: MRGELIRLAIAVTSMVALAFLVPLALIVAQTAHDRALAQAERTAAELGPAVAITTDRSALERALAASQGGADGLAAVHVPDSDGTLTTIGPSHVGPDQLAVVTMSGQESVVTVPGGSVLLGPVAVSGARIAVVEVFVPVSAMRQGVRAAWLVLGGLAATLVAISVVVADRLGNRMVRATRALAFTARRLGAGDLNARVPASRGGAPPEVRDAAVAFNAMADRVRQLVAAERELAADLSHRLRTPLTVLRLNTAALGGAEAADQVQLAVDRLEHEVDQIIRAARDRGASGPVAVGCDAAEVVRDRVDFWSVLAEDQGRPWRLAGAGDSAQVPVARAELAAALDALLGNIFHHTGEGVAFAVALRVTAGAATIRVADAGPGIADPAEAMRRGAGAGGAGSTGLGLDIARRVATSTGGELTIGRSRLGGADIRLRLRTGAGQTAVRPRRQSRRQARRHAVVPARRTRGGSGGSLSQP, encoded by the coding sequence ATGAGGGGCGAGCTGATCCGCCTCGCGATCGCGGTGACGTCGATGGTGGCGCTGGCCTTCCTGGTCCCGCTCGCGCTGATCGTGGCCCAGACGGCCCACGACCGGGCTCTCGCCCAGGCGGAGCGAACGGCCGCCGAGCTCGGCCCGGCCGTGGCGATCACCACCGACCGGTCCGCCCTGGAACGGGCGCTCGCCGCGAGCCAGGGAGGCGCCGACGGCCTGGCCGCGGTGCACGTGCCGGACTCGGACGGCACGCTGACCACGATCGGCCCGTCGCACGTCGGGCCGGACCAGCTGGCCGTCGTGACGATGAGCGGCCAGGAGTCGGTGGTCACCGTGCCGGGCGGCTCGGTGCTGCTCGGCCCGGTGGCGGTGAGCGGCGCGCGCATCGCGGTGGTCGAGGTGTTCGTGCCCGTGTCGGCCATGAGGCAGGGGGTGCGCGCGGCCTGGCTGGTGCTCGGCGGCCTGGCGGCGACGCTCGTAGCGATCTCGGTGGTGGTCGCCGACCGCCTGGGCAACCGGATGGTGCGGGCCACCCGGGCGCTCGCCTTCACGGCGCGCCGGCTCGGCGCGGGCGACCTGAACGCCCGCGTGCCCGCGTCGCGGGGCGGGGCTCCGCCGGAGGTGCGGGACGCGGCCGTCGCGTTCAACGCCATGGCCGACCGGGTGCGCCAGCTCGTCGCCGCCGAGCGGGAGCTGGCGGCCGACCTGTCCCATCGGCTCCGGACGCCGCTGACCGTGCTGCGGCTCAACACCGCGGCGCTCGGCGGGGCCGAGGCGGCCGACCAGGTCCAGCTGGCCGTCGACCGGCTGGAGCACGAGGTCGACCAGATCATCCGCGCGGCCCGCGACCGCGGCGCCAGCGGGCCGGTCGCGGTCGGCTGCGACGCGGCGGAGGTGGTGCGCGACCGGGTCGACTTCTGGTCGGTGCTCGCCGAGGACCAGGGCCGCCCCTGGCGGCTGGCCGGGGCCGGCGACAGCGCGCAGGTGCCCGTCGCCAGGGCGGAGCTCGCCGCCGCCCTCGACGCGCTGCTGGGCAACATCTTTCACCACACCGGCGAGGGGGTGGCGTTCGCGGTCGCGCTGCGGGTCACGGCGGGCGCCGCGACGATCAGGGTCGCGGACGCGGGGCCCGGGATCGCGGACCCGGCCGAGGCCATGCGGCGGGGCGCCGGCGCGGGCGGCGCGGGCTCGACCGGGCTCGGCCTGGACATCGCCCGGCGGGTCGCCACGTCGACCGGCGGTGAGCTGACGATCGGGCGCTCCCGGCTGGGCGGCGCGGACATCCGGCTGCGGCTGCGCACGGGAGCCGGCCAGACGGCGGTACGCCCCCGGCGGCAGTCACGCCGGCAGGCGCGCCGCCACGCCGTCGTCCCGGCGCGCCGGACACGCGGTGGCTCGGGCGGTTCCCTAAGCCAGCCCTAA
- a CDS encoding DUF3237 domain-containing protein gives MSSTPEPAAPAELPPPPPLLPMAQVRCDVGAVVSLGQAAYGERRFVPLAGGTVRGPELNGTLVEGGVDWQVARADGVLDIAAHYVIRADDGALIEVRSDGLRHGPPEVMARLARGEPIEPDAYVFRTIVRFTTGAPAWLHLNRTVAIGVGRREPRRVVLSLYRVT, from the coding sequence GTGAGCAGCACCCCCGAGCCCGCCGCACCGGCCGAGCTACCACCCCCGCCGCCGCTGCTGCCGATGGCGCAGGTGCGCTGCGACGTCGGCGCGGTCGTCTCACTCGGCCAGGCCGCCTACGGCGAGCGCCGGTTCGTCCCGCTCGCCGGCGGCACCGTGCGCGGCCCGGAGCTCAACGGGACCCTGGTCGAGGGCGGCGTCGACTGGCAGGTGGCCCGGGCCGACGGCGTCCTGGACATCGCCGCGCACTACGTCATCCGCGCCGACGACGGGGCGCTGATCGAAGTCCGCAGCGACGGCCTGCGTCACGGCCCGCCCGAGGTGATGGCGCGGCTGGCCCGCGGCGAACCCATCGAGCCGGACGCGTATGTCTTTCGCACCATCGTGCGCTTCACCACCGGCGCGCCGGCCTGGCTGCACCTCAACCGGACGGTCGCGATTGGCGTCGGCCGGCGCGAGCCCCGGCGGGTGGTGCTGAGCCTCTACCGCGTGACGTGA